From the Kribbella sp. CA-293567 genome, the window CGGGCCAGCTCGGTCAGGTCGCCGATCAGGGTGGTCAGCTCGTCCATCTGGGCCCGGACGTCGTCGAGCAGTTGCTGCCGGTCCTCCGGCCGCAGCCCGCCGCGTTTGTCGGCCTGCGCGAGCAGATCCAGGTTGGTGCGGATGCTGGTCAACGGTGTCCGCAACTCGTGCCCGGCGTCGCCGACCAGCCGGCGCTGCCGATCCTGTGACCGCGCCAGGGCGGCCAGCATCGCGTTGAACGCCACCGCCAGCCGGGTGATCTCGTCCGAGCCCGTCACCGGGATCGGCTTCAGATCCTCGGTCCGGGCGATGTGTTCTGCTGCTCCGGTCAACCGCGCCAGCGGCCGGAGCCCGGACTGCGCGATCGCGTTGCCGGCCAGCGCCGCGCCGATGACTCCCAGCAGGCCGATCGCCCACAGCACGATCCCGAGGTTGTGCAGCGTCCGGTCGATCGGTTTGAGCGACTGCGCGACCACCAGGGCGGCGGGGATCGTCGAGACCGTGTCACCGCAGAACTTGCCGTCGTCCCGCGGACAGAAGTTGGTCTGCACCGCGACCACCCGGTAGTGCGACCGGTTGGGCACGCCGACCGTCTCGATGCTGATGCCGTCGGGCGCCTGACCGCGAGCGACTGCCAGCTCGGTGGCGCCCATCGGTGGCAGCGGGCTCTCCTTGGCGCCGAGCTTCTCGCCGGACTCCAGGTAGACGCCGATCTGGATGTCGCTGAGTCCGAGGGCCTCGGACGGCACGTCCCGCAGGTTGACGTAGTTCGTCAGCACCTTGTTGTTCGCGGCCTGTACCGCGCGGTCCTGCAGGCTGTCGTCGAGGTTGCGGTACATCTGCTGCCGCACGGTCACGTACGCGCCGATGCTGACGAACGCCACGGCCAGGCCGACGGCGACGGCGGCGAGCAGGGTCACCCGGGCGTGCAGACTCAGCTGGTGGAGCTTGTCCTGCCACCAGTCCTGGGTCCGCTCAGCGGTCGCGGTGACCCGGTTCCCGTTCGCCGGCTGCGAAGTGCCTGGCTGCGGGGTGCCTG encodes:
- a CDS encoding ATP-binding protein codes for the protein MTTQPPPGDFPRYTGPSDEETLELGPSHNRPAPRRDPGPGAPIPPQASPRPAAPSVPPSGIPRSSAPRPGTPQPGTHQPGTPQPGTSQPANGNRVTATAERTQDWWQDKLHQLSLHARVTLLAAVAVGLAVAFVSIGAYVTVRQQMYRNLDDSLQDRAVQAANNKVLTNYVNLRDVPSEALGLSDIQIGVYLESGEKLGAKESPLPPMGATELAVARGQAPDGISIETVGVPNRSHYRVVAVQTNFCPRDDGKFCGDTVSTIPAALVVAQSLKPIDRTLHNLGIVLWAIGLLGVIGAALAGNAIAQSGLRPLARLTGAAEHIARTEDLKPIPVTGSDEITRLAVAFNAMLAALARSQDRQRRLVGDAGHELRTPLTSIRTNLDLLAQADKRGGLRPEDRQQLLDDVRAQMDELTTLIGDLTELARDTPQVRDAELIEMSNVVEDALIKVRRRASVIEWDVQLSPFPVWGDERLLGRAVTNLLDNAAKYSMPDGAAAHVPEGEPLGRVTVRLLDGVLTVTDSGPGIAEADLPHVFERFYRSSEARSRPGSGLGLAIVKHAAEQHGGMIYARNAPEGGAQFTLWLPHAATQSR